The Mycolicibacterium parafortuitum nucleotide sequence GCCCCCGACAATCACACCCAACCCGGGCGCGCACGGTGTGGCGTCCTTTGGCAGGCTGGACAACTGTGCGCAGAACAGGCCCCTTTGCAGTAGGCGATCGTGTGCAGCTCACCGACGCCAAGGGCAGGCGCTACACGATGCTGCTCAAGCCGGGCGGCGAGTTCCACACCCATCGCGGCATCATCGCCCTCGACGACGTGGTCGGCCTGCCGGAAGGCAGCGTGATCAAGTCCACCAACGGTGACCAGTTCCTGGTGCTGCGTCCGCTGCTGGTCGACTACGTGATGTCGATGCCGCGCGGCGCCCAGGTGGTCTACCCGAAGGACGCGGCCCAGATCGTGCACGAGGGCGACATCTTCCCCGGGGCGCGGGTGCTGGAGGCCGGCGCCGGTTCGGGGGCGCTGACGTGCTCGCTGCTGCGCGCTGTGGGACCCGACGGGCACGTGACGTCCTACGAGGTGCGCGACGACCACGCCGAGCACGCGCGGCGCAACGTCGAGACGTTCTTCGGCGAGGCGCCGGCGAACTGGGACCTGGTGATCGCCGATCTGGCCGAGTACTCCGGACCCCAGGTCGACCGCGTCGTGCTCGACATGCTGGCGCCGTGGGAGATCCTCGGCACCGTCGCCGACGCGCTCGTCCCCGGCGGGGTGCTGATGATCTACGTCGCCACCGTCACCCAGCTGTCGAAGACCGTCGAGGCGCTGCGTGAACAGCAGTGCTGGACCGAGCCGCGGGCCTGGGAGAGCATGCAGCGCGGCTGGCACGTGGTCGGGCTGGCGGTGCGCCCCGAGCATTCGATGCGCGGCCACACCGCGTTCCTGATCAGCGCCCGCCGGCTGGCGCCCGGCGCGGTCGCGCCGGTGCCACTGCGCAAGAAACGACTCACCTAGCGGTCGGGTCAGTCCTCGTCGGTGCTCTTCGCCAGCCCCCGCCGGGTGGACAGCAGGTCGAACTCCGGCCGCGCGGCGACCAGCCGCTCGGCCGTGTCGAGGACGTCGACCACGTGGGCCCGGTCCGCGGCGACCAGGGCGATGCCAATTCCGGCGCGCCGATGCAGATCCTGGGTGGCGGTCTCGGCGGCCGACACCCCGAACCGGCGGGTCAGCTCGGCGATGACCGGCCGGACCGCCGAACGTTTCTGCTTCAACGACCGCACATCGCCGAGCAGGATGTCGAACTCCATCCACCCGATCCACATGCTCACCTCGGCGGGTCGTCCACGCTGAGCAGCAGATCGGCGGTATCGCGGGTCAGCTGCCACGACGGCCCGGCAGGCGCGAACTCCAGCGGATAGCTGAACTCGCCGCGCTGCCGATCGGCGGGCCGGATCACCACGGTGGCGAGAACGTGCCCGGGCGCGGACTGCGACCACGCGAGGTCATGCGCCTCGAACGTCCATGGGTACGACCCGTTGTCGCGCAGCGCGACGACGAACCGGTCCAGCCCGGCCCCTTCGGCGGCGGTGCCCTGTTCGATCAGCGAGATTTTTTCCATGCCGGGCACCGCCGGGTCGGTGAGCCTGGCCATCACGTCGGTCAGCGCCGCGGCCGGGGGCAGCGGCGGACCGCCGGGGGAGTCCGGGATCGGTTCGGGGCGCGGCGTCGTCGTGGCAGACGGTGGCGGAGTGAACGGGGTGGCCGCCGGATGATCGGACTGACCGCACCCACTCACGCCGAACGCCGCCACAAGAGTGTGGCGGCGCTGCGGACGAAGAGGTGCGGGAGATCAACCCACCGCGGACATCAGGGCCATCGCCGACTGCTTCGACAGCTGCCAGCCGGTCGGGCTCGGGCCTGCGATGAAGGTCAGCGGCTGGGTCGCCACGGCGCCGCTCGCGGCTGCCGCGGTGACGTTGGCGGTCACCACCGGGCCGTTCTGGTCGATGTCGGCGACGGTGAAGTTCAGCGGGAAGTACCCCTGGGCCGCGGCGTTGGCGTAGCCGCTGTCGGCCACGCGGGCCTCGATCCGGCCCAGGCCACCCTGGATGAAGCTGGCCTTACCGCCCGCGAACGAGCCCGGTCCGGACAGCGCGCTCAGCGTCGATACGAGTGCGCCTTCGAGTTCGGGGCCGGTGCGGCCGGAACAGGAGCGTTGAGGACCGGTGACGCAGACGCGATTCCCGCGCCCGCTGCAATGGAGGTCACACCCGCAGCCGCAGCTCCGACGAATGCGGCGGCTGCTGCTCCAGCGGTCAAGCTGGTAACGAGGGATTTCAGGGTCACGGCGGTCCTTCCGTTCGGACGAACTGATCTACAGAGGCTAACAGGGTCGCTGGTGTGTCGAATTCCCAGAGCACACACAATGTCTGAATCGCCGGTAGCTTTGAAGTTGTTACCGCACCAACATCGGGTGTGCGAAAGGAGCTCAGCATGAGTGAGTCCGAGCGTCCAGAAGCCAGCGACGGCCCTGAAGCCTTTGGAACGTCCCCTGAAAGCCACCTGTCCAGCGAAGATGCGGCAGAACTCGAACAGCTGCGGCGCGAGGCCGCGCTCCTGCGCGACCAACTGGAGAACTCCGCCGGGTCCGGCGGCGCGCGTACGCGTGACGTCCACCAGCTCGAAGCGCGTATCGACTCGCTGGCCGCGCGTAACGCGAAACTGATGGACACCCTCAAAGAGGCGCGCCAGCAGTTGCTGGCGCTGCGCGAAGAGGTCGACCGGCTGGGCCAGCCGCCCAGCGGCTACGGCGTGCTGCTGGCCGTCCAGGAGGACGACACCGTCGACGTGTTCACCTCGGGCCGCAAGATGCGCCTGACCTGCTCCCCGAACATCGACACCAAGACCCTCAAGCAGGGCCAGACGGTGCGTCTCAACGAGGCGCTGACCGTGGTCGAGGCCGGTCACTTCGAGTCGGTCGGTGAGATCAGCACGCTGCGCGAGATCCTGGCCGACGGCCGGCGCGCCCTGGTGGTGGGCCACGCCGACGAGGAGCGCATCGTCTGGCTGGCCGAGCCGCTGGTCGCCGCGGAGAACCTGCCCGACGAGCAGGAGGACGACAGCGGCAACGACGATCGGCCTCGCCGGCTGCGTCCCGGCGACTCGCTGCTGGTCGACACCAAGGCCGGCTACGCGTTCGAGCGGGTGCCCAAGGCTGAGGTCGAGGACCTGGTGCTCGAAGAGGTCCCCGACGTCAGCTACAGCGACATCGGCGGTCTCGGCCGCCAGATCGAGCAGATCCGCGACGCGGTCGAGCTGCCGTTCCTGCACAAGGAGCTCTACCGCGAGTACTCGCTGCGCCCGCCGAAGGGGGTGCTGCTCTACGGGCCCCCAGGCTGCGGCAAGAC carries:
- a CDS encoding tRNA (adenine-N1)-methyltransferase, whose product is MRRTGPFAVGDRVQLTDAKGRRYTMLLKPGGEFHTHRGIIALDDVVGLPEGSVIKSTNGDQFLVLRPLLVDYVMSMPRGAQVVYPKDAAQIVHEGDIFPGARVLEAGAGSGALTCSLLRAVGPDGHVTSYEVRDDHAEHARRNVETFFGEAPANWDLVIADLAEYSGPQVDRVVLDMLAPWEILGTVADALVPGGVLMIYVATVTQLSKTVEALREQQCWTEPRAWESMQRGWHVVGLAVRPEHSMRGHTAFLISARRLAPGAVAPVPLRKKRLT
- a CDS encoding DUF503 domain-containing protein; amino-acid sequence: MWIGWMEFDILLGDVRSLKQKRSAVRPVIAELTRRFGVSAAETATQDLHRRAGIGIALVAADRAHVVDVLDTAERLVAARPEFDLLSTRRGLAKSTDED